The sequence below is a genomic window from Micromonospora aurantiaca ATCC 27029.
CGGCGGCGTACGCGCGCAGCGGTTCCTCAAGGGCGAGCTGGAGCTGTCGGTGGCCTGGATCGGCCCGCGGCCGGTGGGCGCGACGGCCACCGGCGACCCGGTGGACCTGCCCCCTGCGGACCCGCGCCGAGACGGCTCCGGTTTCGCCGTGATGCTCGGCCCGACCGTGGTGGGCCACCACATCGACCGCGACTGACGGGGTTGGGGCGGGCGGCCCGGCCCACCCGCCCCAACCGCTCAGTCGCCGCCGCTCGTCCCCTGCCTCCGCCCGCACTCGGCCCGGCGGCGTGCCCCAGCCCTCCGGCAACCCGACCCGTCCTCGCCGCTGCGCCCCTCCCGGCCCCACCCAACCCGGTTGATCAAGGAGTTAGCGGCCTTTTCACGCCCCGCGCCGACCACAAACTCCTTGATCACCGCAGCGGGCGCTCCTGCCGCACTGGGCGCCCTGGGCGGCTGGCGAGTTCCGGGCGTCTGGGCACTCGCCCCCACTCTGCACGGTCGATCATGAGGTTAGCGGCGACAAAACGGACACCGAGTGCCGCTAACCTCATGATCGACGGGGCGAGGGGTCGGGGCGGGTCAGAGTTCGGGTTCGGGGGACTGGCGGGACTCGGGGGTCGTGCCGCGCAGGCGGGCGATCAGGCGCATGCCGTGGTAGATGACCAGGGCGGCAGCAGTGCCCAGCGCGATGCCGTTGAACGACAGGTCGCCGGCCGTCAGCGTGTAGTTGGCGGCGCCGATGATCACCGCCACCGCGGCGGTGAACAGGTTGATCGGGTCGTGGAAGTCGACCCGGCTCTCGATCCAGATCCGGGCGCCCAGAATGGCGATCAGGCCGTACAGGGCGGTGGTGGCGCCACCCAGCACCCCGGCCGGGACGGTGAGGATCAGCGCGCCGAACTTCGGGCAGAGCCCGAGCAGGATCGCCGTGCCGCCGGCGATCCAGTACGCGGCGGTGGAGTAGACGCGGGTCGCCGCCATCACGCCGATGTTCTCCGCGTACGTGGTGGTGCCGGAACCGCCGCCGGACCCGGCCAGCACAGTGGCGACACCGTCGCCGAGCAGCGCCCGGCCCATGTCGCGGTCCAGGTTGCGGCCGGTCATCGCGGCTACCGCCTTGACGTGCCCGGCGTTCTCCGCGATCAGCACCAGGATCACCGGGATGACCAGCACGACGGCACGCGCGTCGAAGCTCGGCGTGTGGAACTCGGGGAAACCGACCCAGGCCGCCTGGCGCAGGCTGCTGACGGCCTGCTGGTCGAGGTTGCCGGTGAGCGCGGCGAGCACCCAGCCGACCACCACGCCGACGAGGATCGACAGCCGCGCCACGAAGCCGCGGAACAGCACAGTGGTGAGCAGGATCGCGACGAGCGTGACCACGGCGATCAGCGGCTGCGCCTTCACGCCGGTGCCGGAGCCGTCGCCGTCCCACGCGACCGGCGCGAGGTTGAGGCCGATCAGCATGACGATCGCGCCGGTGACCACCGGCGGCATCAGCGCGTCGATCCAGCGGGAGCCGGCCACCTGCACCACCACGCCGACGATCGCCAGCGCGACGCCCGCGACCACGATGCCGCCGAGGGCCGCGCCGATGCCGCCGTCGGTCTTCGCCGCCAGGACCGGCGCGATGAACGCGAACGACGACCCGAGGTACGAGGGCAGCCGGTTGCCGGTGATCAGCAGGAACAGCAGCGTGCCGAGCCCGGAGAACAGCAGCGTGGTGGCGGGCGGGAACCCGGTGATCAGCGGGACGGTGAAGGTGGCGCCGAACATGGCGACCACGTGCTGCACGCCCACGCCGATGGTGCGCGGCCAGGAGAGCCGTTCGTCGGGTGCGACCACGTCGCCGGGGCGTACCTGGCGGCCGTCGCCGTGCAGGGTCCACGGGGACCAGCGGGAGGTGGGGGACTGGGTCATCGGTCGCCCTTCGCGTCATCGGGTGACGGGGGCGTGATCGACCCTGGGAGTTGTTTCTAGCACGTGCCCTGCGGCGATGGGGGCCCGCCCCGGCTCAGGCGACGCCTGTGGGACGGAACTGGACGCTGACCCGGGGGCCGACCGGCCGGGTGGTCTTCGGCACCGCGTGTTCCCAGGTGCGCTGGCAGGAGCCGCCCATGACCACGAGGTCGCCGTGGCCGAGCGGGAACCTCAGGCTGCCGCCGCCTCCGCCGCGCGGGCGCAGCAGCAGCGCGCGCGGGGAGCCGAACGAGACGATCGCCACCATGGTGTCGGTGTGCGCGGAGCGGCCCAGGGTGTCGCCGTGCCAGGCCACGCTGTCGCGCCCGTCGCGGTAGAGGCACATGCCGGCGGTGACGAACGGCTCGCCCAGTTCGGGCGCGTAGTGCCGGGTGAGCGCGTCCCGGGCCGCGGTGAGTACCGGGTGCGGCAGCGGCCGGCCGGCGGCGTACCAGCAGAGCAGCCGGGGCACGTCGACCTCGGTGTCGTACATGGTCCGGCGTTCGGCCCGCCAGGGCACGTCGTGGCGCAGCGTGTCGAGCACCTCGTCGGAGCCGCGCACCCAGCCGGGCAGGTGATCGACCCAGGCGCCCCGGCTCAGTTCGTGCCGGCGCAGCGCCCCGGCGAGCGGGCCCAGGGTCGGGCCCTGCTCGGCCAGGTCGAGCATCGAGGGCTGGTACGCGTCGGACACGCAGCCGATCGTACCCCGCTCTCGAACAGGCGTACGACGATCAGCGCCGCAGCATCCGGCGGACCTTGCCCGGGACGGCCTGCTTGATCCGCTCCCGGAGCTGCTGCGAGCGCAGCGCGTCGATGGTGGCGGTGAGCGTGGCGTTCTCGTCGCGCAGCCGTTCGATGCGGGTCAGCAGTTCGGCCGGCGTGGTGGCGGCGGCGGGCCGGACGGCCGGCGGGAACACCGTCTCGCCGACCTGCCTGTCGAAGCGCGCGGCGCTGTCGCCGTCGGCGAACGAGGTGCCGAGGTCGTGCTTGCGTAGGAACGCGGTGATGGTCTCGAAGCGGGCCTTGTGGCCGTCGTTGAGCGCTGTGTAGTCGGCCTCCGCGTAGAGGTCGGCGGCGTCCACGTCGGCCGGCACGTCCCGCATGATCCGGTGCGGGATGCCGAAGTAGCGGGCCAGTTCCAGGGTGCGCGAGTCGTGCGCGAACAGGTAGCCGGGCGTGCCCGCCACGAGCGCGGTGATGGTGCCGTGGATGCGGGTGCCGAACGCGAAGTCGTACCCGGACAGGTGCGACATCCAGGTCCACGGGTCGACGAACATGCGCACCTTGTCCTCGGCGAACAGCGGGTGCGAGGTGTGCAGCGGGATGTCGCTGCTCTGGCCCCGGTGCTCGGGCGCGTCGCCGTAGAGCAGGGTGCCGAGCGTGCGCAGGTCCTGCGGCACGTAGCAGAGGTTCGGGTAGCGCTCCTGGTGGTGGCGGACCACCGCGGCCATCGAGCGGACGTACGGGGAGATGGTCAGTGCGACCTTCGAGTCGGCGGTCAGCTCCGGGCGGCTCTTCTCCAGCTGGAACGTGTCGCCGTGCAGGAACATCGACGGGCAGCCGATCTGCTCCACGGCGGAGAAGCCCAGCGCGTTGAGGTAGCTCTCGGTCACCTCGCCGCGTACGCCGATGCTGTGCGACCGGTCCAGCACGGCCTTGCAGAACGCGCGGACCGGCTCGTCGATCGGCCGCAGGTACTCGCGGTCGCCGTCGACGTTCGTCTGCACGCCGACGCCGAGCACCACCACCGGGATCTTCAGCCGTTCGATCAGCCGGGTCAGCGGCGTCAGGCGGTGCACGAAGCTGCGCCGGAACGCGTTCGCCAGCGGTACGACGAACACGTCGTGCCGCTCGTTGATCTCGTCGGCGAGACGCGGGTCGGCCGGGGTGCGTGTCGGTGTGATCTCGGCCGTGGAGGTGGCGAGCAGCTTGTGTGCGGCGTGGCTGAAGACCAGGTTGCCGCTGTTGTCCCCGATCCAGTTGCCGGCGAACGTCTCCTCGGGCGTGAGGACGTCGAACGGGCCCTTGCGGGCGCGGAGCAGGATCCGCTGGTGCATCCGGTTCGCTCACCTTCCGTACGGCACGGCGTGCGGGCGGGAGCCGGGTGGGTGCCCGCGCGTGCAGAACGGAAATCCTATCCGCCGCCCGAGCGGAGCCGAGCGGACGTCGGCTCGCCGGGAACGTCCCGGTTCCCCGGGGTAGGGTGCCCGGAATGACCAGCGCGCCGACCGTCACCCGTGCCCCGCGACTGCCGTCGCTGACCGGATTGCGGTGGGTGGCCGCGCTGCTGGTCTTCGGCTTCCACGCCGGGACCATGGGGATCGTCGCCGAGCCGCACCTGAAGCCCCTGGTCGACAAGGCGTTCAGCCTGGGCCTGTCCGGCGTCGAGTTCTTCTTCATCCTCAGCGGGTTCGTGCTGGTCTGGTCGTACCGGGACGGGGAGCGCGCGTGGACGTTCCTGCGCCGCCGGTTCGCCAAGATCTACCCGAACCACGTGGTGACGTTCGTCGCGGCGCTGGCCGTAGCGGCCTGGTTCGCCGACCCGGTCGTGCCGTGGGCCGCGATCGCCAACTTCTTCCTGGTCCAGGCATGGATCCCGCTGGGCGGCTACTTCTACAGCGTCAACAACGTGAGCTGGTCGCTCTCCTGCGAGCTGGCCTTCTACCTGTGCCTGCCGCTCGTGGTGCCGTGGCTGCGCCGGGCCCGTACCGGCGTGCTGCGGACCGTGCTGGTCGCGGCACCACTGCTCATCCTGGCGCTGTGGCCCGGCCAGCAGCTCGTGCCGGAGGAGCAGCGGTGGTGGTTCACCCAGATCTTCCCGGTGACCCGGTCGCTGGAGTTCTGGATGGGCGTGGCCGCCGCCGAGCTGATGCGCCGGCACCGCTGGCGCGGACCGAACCTCGCCGCCGCCACCGGGATCTTCGTCGCCACCTGGGTGATCGCCGCGCTGTGGATCCCGGCCGAGTTCTGGGCGGCGCTGCTCGCTGTCGCGTACCTGCTGGTCATCGCCGCCGCGGCGGACGCCGACGTGCGCGGCCGCCCCACCCCCTGGCGGTCCCGGGCGATGGTCTGGCTCGGTGAGGTCTCGTTCGCCTTCTACCTGGTGCACGTGCTCGTCATGGTCACAGTGCTGCGGCTGACCGGGCACTGGGGGACCGGGCTGCCCGGCTGGCGCGGCCCGGTCGCGGTGCTCGGCTTCCTGGTGGTCACGCTCGCGCTGGCCGCCGCGCTGCACCGCTGGGTGGAGACACCGATGATGCGCCTGCTCGGCCCGTCCCGCCGGGCCCGCGCGGCGTCGCGCGCACCGGCCGTGCCGGGTCCGCGCGAGCCCGCCGAGGCCGCCACCAGCCCGGCCGCCGACGGCGGCGCGAGGCCCGTCACCGGTCCGGCCGAGGACATCGAGTACGCCGGGCGGCGTCGCCCGGACTGACACGCGCACACGTCCGCCGGTCGATCCGCGACACGCCGTGCGGCGGTGCGTTCGTGGGGGATCGGCGGTAATTTGTACCCGTGCTTCCGATCGCGCTCACCTGCCCCGTGTGGTGGGTGGCGCGCTGGACCGCCCGGATGCTCGCCAGTCTCGCCGTGGTCGTCGCCTGTTCGTTCGGCGCCGCCACGCTGCCGGCCGGTGTCGCCGCTGCCGCCCCGGCTCCGGCGGTCGCCGCCTCGACGTACACGGTCACCGGCGCCTCGACCGCGACGCGGCCGGAGGCCGACCGCGTGGCCGAGCGGCAGGCCGCTCCCGCCGGGGTTCCGGCGCCCGCGCCCCGGGCGGCCGCCCCGGCCGTCGTGGAGCCGGTCCCGGCCGGACGGGCCGTCGCACCGGCCGGCCCGCGGGCACCGCCCGCCCGCTGACCCGCTCACGGGCCGCGCCCGTTCTCCGCACCCACCGCACGTCATCCCCGCACCCGCCCCGGCGGCCCTCCACCGGCCCGCCCCGGCGAGGTCGTGCGGGTCCTCCCGCCAGGTCCTTCCCGTGAGGTGCCGACCATGTCGCAGACCGCTCTGTACCACTTCCTCACCTCCGTGCCCGAGGCCGCCGCCATCTGGTCCTTCCTCCTGCTGCTCGCCTTGGGCCTGCTCGCCGCGCTCGTCGCCCGGCCCGAACGCGACCCCGCGCCGGAGACCGCCCCCGAGCCGGCCGACGCCGACGTCGCCCGCCGCGACGACCTGACCCGGTACGCCGAGGAGGTGGCGGTGGCCGCCGCCGGGGCCGCCCAGACGGCCCGTCGCCGCCGGGAGCAGTGGCTGGCCGCGCAGGACGAGGCGGACCGGGCCTGGACCGCGTACGACGAGGCGGACGCCGCCGCCCGCCGCCTCGCCGGCGCCGCCGCGCTGGCCGCGCCGCGCACGCCACGAACCCCTGCGGAGTACGCGGCCCGGGAGCGCTGGCTGCGCCACGCCGCCATGACGGCGCACTGGCGGGGCGACCTGACCGCCCGTCAGCTCGCCGACGTGCTGGCGCGCCGCAACGGGTGGGATCCGCGCCGGCACCCGGCCGAGCAGGAGATCGTGCTGGCCCGCACCGTCAGGGACGGGCGCCGGGCCGGATGGGAGAGCGCCGCCGCGCGGGAGCGGGCGGCCTGGCGGGACGCGGAACTGGCCGCCGAGGCCGCCCGGACGCTCGCCGCCGAGGCGTACGCGGCCACAGTGGCGCTGCGGCCCGCCCCGGCGTACCGGAGCGCGACGGCGAGCGCCTCGCCGGTGCCCGCGACGGTCCGGAACGCGCGGTGGCGTCCGGCCCGGGTCGGCTGAGACGGCCGTCTCGACCGAATCGTTACCCGGAACGTGGTGAGCCCGGTCACCCTGGCCGCCGAAACGGGCGCCGGGCGCAGAGCGGGTCATCGAGTATCGCGATTGCGGGCCGGGTGGTCGCCGTCTGTCCGCTTTCCGCCGCCAGGCGCCGTCGAAACTGCTTGTCCCATTGAGTGAAGTCAGTAACCGGGTGTTCCGAAATCCGTTACCACGGATCACGTTTACGCAGGTGGGAGCGCTTGGCAGGGGACATACCCACCGGTAGTGTCGGCGCGTCCGATGCGGTAATCGATCGCCGACGGCGACGCCGCACCGACCCGCCTAATCGTGTTCCACGAACCGGGGACCCATGAGCACCATCGGGGTGAATCCGCGAGCCCACGGCCCGCGGTAGGGCGTACTTCCCGCCCGAATCCGTCAGCTAACCCGGTCGGCGGCCACGGAAGGAGTACCCCGCGTGCCCACCCCTCGATCGTCTCCCGCCTCCACGGCGAAGCGGTGACCGCGCGCGCCTGACGCGCGATCGGCAACCGCCCCCTGGGCGCCCGGCATCACGGGCGTTCCCGATCCCCCGGCCATCCGGCCCCGCCAGCACGTGTGAGTTCCTCCGCGTGCCGGGCCGGCGTGTGCCGCTCACGCCCCGTGGAGGATTTCGTGAAGCACCACCTGAAGCGTCAGCTGCGACGGATCGTCACCGAACGCCCGTACCAGATCATCGCCGGATCGGCCGCCGCGCTCGTGCTGGCCGCCGGCGCCGGCACCGTCGCCACCGCCGGTGACGACGCCCCGGTCCAGGAGAACACCGCCGCGGTCGCCGACCTCGGCGCCGCCCGCCTCGGCGAGCAGCCCGCCAGCCGCAGCGAGGCCCGCATCGCCGTACCGCAGGCATCGCCCAGCGCCTCCGCCACGCCCAGCGCGTCGCCGAGCGCCTCCCCGTCCGCGAAGGCCGCTGCCGACCCGGACACCACGCCCAAGGCCAAGCCGAAGCCGCCGTCGAGCAAGTCGCTCGACTACGACTACCAGGCGCAGATCAACTACTTCTACTGCGGCCCGGCCGCCGTGCGCAACGCGCTCAGCGCCGCCGGCATCGAGCGCAGCCAGGACGCGCTCGCCGGCCCCCTCGGCACCACCGAGATGGGCACCAACTCGGCCGAGGACACCACCCGTGTGCTCAACCAGCAGGTCAAGGGCAACCCGTACCGGACCCGCATGATTCCCGGCTCGGCCACCCCGGCGCAGATGGACCGCCTCCAGGCCGACGTGGTCGAGGCGATCACCAACGGCCGCGGGGTCGTCGCGAACGTCGCCGGTACGGCCACCGACACCAACGGCGGCTGGCACTCGTTCCCGGGCGGCCACTACGTCGCGGTGGTCGGCTACAAGGACGACGGCCGGACCGTGCGGATCGCCGACTCGGCCGACCCGTCGCTGCCCTCGTACTGGATCACCACGATCGACCTGGCGCACTGGATCGCCAGCCGCGGCTACTCCGCCTGACCGTCCCGCCAGCCCCGAAGGCCGGCACCCCACCCGGGGTGCCGGCCTTCCCCGTCTCGCCCGCCCTCGCCCCCGTCCCCGCCTCGCCCCTCGCCCTCGCCCCGCCCGGCCCTGGCGCGGCCCTCACGCCGCCTTGGCGCGCCGATCTTGGACTTTTGGCGCCCAGTTTGTCCGGCTCGCCCGCTATGAAAGGTGCCACAACTCCAAGATCGACGGTGAGGGCGGAGTGTGGGCGGCCGGAGCCGGGGCGAGGGGGCGCCAGGGGCGAGGGCCGCGCGCGGGGGCGAGGACGGGGCGGGGGCGAGGGCGGACCGGGGGCGGGGTGTGGGCGAGCCGGGGCGAGGGTGGGGCGGGTCGGCGGGTTCGGTCTCGCGTGTCCGGGGCGGGCGGTGGCAGACTGCGCCAATGGGCGATGCGACGGGGAAGCGGCACCTGATTCTCCTGCACGGCATGGGTGCCACAGGCGAGGTGTGGCTGCCCTGGGCGCCGCTGCTGGAACGCCGCTGGCCCGGCCGCTGGCTCGCCCCCGACCTGGCGGGTCACGGCTGGTCGCCGCCGCTCGACGGCTACTCGTTCGAGGCCCTGGCCCAGCGCGTGGTCGACGGGCTCGGCCCGGTCCGGCTCGGCCCCGAGGACCGGCTGGTGCTGCTCGGGCACTCGCTCGGCGGGGTGGTGGCGCTGGCGCTCGCGGCCCGGCAGCGAGGGCTTCCGGTCGACACGGTGGTCGGGCTCGGCATCAAGGCGGTCTGGTCCCCGGCCGAGCTGGCGAAGTCGGCGGAACTGGCCGCCCGGCCGGTCACCTGGTTCGCCACCCGTGACGAGGCGGCCCGCCGCTACCTGCGCGTGTCCGGGCTCGCCGGGCTGTTCGCCCCGGATCATCCGGTGGTGGAGGCGGGGCTGCGGCGGGAGGACGGCCGCTGGCGGCTCGCCATGGACCCGGCGGCGTTCGCGGTCGGGGAGCCCCGGCTGCCGGTGCTGCTGGCCGCCACCGATGTGCCGGTGCTGCTGGCCCGGGGCGAGCTGGACCCGATGGTGACCGACGCGCAGCTCAAGGAACTGGGCCGTGCCGGTGGCCACGCTGCCCGGGCTGGGCCACAACGCGCACGTCGAGGACCCGGCGGCGGTGCTCGCCCTGCTCGACCCGTACCTCTGAGCGGGGGCGAGCCGGCCCGCGACGGGCCGGCTCGCGTTTCTAGCCGGCCGCGCGCGGCCCAGGGACCGCCCAGTCGGGTTCCAGCTCGCGGCGGGCGGCGGACAGGAACGCCTCGGCGTAGGCGTCGGCGGGGAAGTCGCCCAGGTAGCGGGTCCGCGCCGCCCAGCGCTGTGCCGCCTTCGGGTCG
It includes:
- a CDS encoding uracil-xanthine permease family protein, producing the protein MTQSPTSRWSPWTLHGDGRQVRPGDVVAPDERLSWPRTIGVGVQHVVAMFGATFTVPLITGFPPATTLLFSGLGTLLFLLITGNRLPSYLGSSFAFIAPVLAAKTDGGIGAALGGIVVAGVALAIVGVVVQVAGSRWIDALMPPVVTGAIVMLIGLNLAPVAWDGDGSGTGVKAQPLIAVVTLVAILLTTVLFRGFVARLSILVGVVVGWVLAALTGNLDQQAVSSLRQAAWVGFPEFHTPSFDARAVVLVIPVILVLIAENAGHVKAVAAMTGRNLDRDMGRALLGDGVATVLAGSGGGSGTTTYAENIGVMAATRVYSTAAYWIAGGTAILLGLCPKFGALILTVPAGVLGGATTALYGLIAILGARIWIESRVDFHDPINLFTAAVAVIIGAANYTLTAGDLSFNGIALGTAAALVIYHGMRLIARLRGTTPESRQSPEPEL
- a CDS encoding alpha-ketoglutarate-dependent dioxygenase AlkB; this translates as MSDAYQPSMLDLAEQGPTLGPLAGALRRHELSRGAWVDHLPGWVRGSDEVLDTLRHDVPWRAERRTMYDTEVDVPRLLCWYAAGRPLPHPVLTAARDALTRHYAPELGEPFVTAGMCLYRDGRDSVAWHGDTLGRSAHTDTMVAIVSFGSPRALLLRPRGGGGGSLRFPLGHGDLVVMGGSCQRTWEHAVPKTTRPVGPRVSVQFRPTGVA
- a CDS encoding polysaccharide pyruvyl transferase family protein encodes the protein MHQRILLRARKGPFDVLTPEETFAGNWIGDNSGNLVFSHAAHKLLATSTAEITPTRTPADPRLADEINERHDVFVVPLANAFRRSFVHRLTPLTRLIERLKIPVVVLGVGVQTNVDGDREYLRPIDEPVRAFCKAVLDRSHSIGVRGEVTESYLNALGFSAVEQIGCPSMFLHGDTFQLEKSRPELTADSKVALTISPYVRSMAAVVRHHQERYPNLCYVPQDLRTLGTLLYGDAPEHRGQSSDIPLHTSHPLFAEDKVRMFVDPWTWMSHLSGYDFAFGTRIHGTITALVAGTPGYLFAHDSRTLELARYFGIPHRIMRDVPADVDAADLYAEADYTALNDGHKARFETITAFLRKHDLGTSFADGDSAARFDRQVGETVFPPAVRPAAATTPAELLTRIERLRDENATLTATIDALRSQQLRERIKQAVPGKVRRMLRR
- a CDS encoding acyltransferase family protein codes for the protein MTSAPTVTRAPRLPSLTGLRWVAALLVFGFHAGTMGIVAEPHLKPLVDKAFSLGLSGVEFFFILSGFVLVWSYRDGERAWTFLRRRFAKIYPNHVVTFVAALAVAAWFADPVVPWAAIANFFLVQAWIPLGGYFYSVNNVSWSLSCELAFYLCLPLVVPWLRRARTGVLRTVLVAAPLLILALWPGQQLVPEEQRWWFTQIFPVTRSLEFWMGVAAAELMRRHRWRGPNLAAATGIFVATWVIAALWIPAEFWAALLAVAYLLVIAAAADADVRGRPTPWRSRAMVWLGEVSFAFYLVHVLVMVTVLRLTGHWGTGLPGWRGPVAVLGFLVVTLALAAALHRWVETPMMRLLGPSRRARAASRAPAVPGPREPAEAATSPAADGGARPVTGPAEDIEYAGRRRPD
- a CDS encoding C39 family peptidase — protein: MKHHLKRQLRRIVTERPYQIIAGSAAALVLAAGAGTVATAGDDAPVQENTAAVADLGAARLGEQPASRSEARIAVPQASPSASATPSASPSASPSAKAAADPDTTPKAKPKPPSSKSLDYDYQAQINYFYCGPAAVRNALSAAGIERSQDALAGPLGTTEMGTNSAEDTTRVLNQQVKGNPYRTRMIPGSATPAQMDRLQADVVEAITNGRGVVANVAGTATDTNGGWHSFPGGHYVAVVGYKDDGRTVRIADSADPSLPSYWITTIDLAHWIASRGYSA